A single window of Macellibacteroides fermentans DNA harbors:
- a CDS encoding MFS transporter translates to MDERKPGLWTRSFVFACMAHFLMSLPMNMLMPIIPVYLVEELNISSSWVGVVLASYTIGLLCVRPFSGYVVDAVKRKPLYLVAFTITTALFAGYLVAATVASIMLVRFIQGGSVGLSSVAGNTIAIDVISSKRRGEGIGFYGLTLSLAMTLAPLLAVPVYNAFGFHTLIVICLLAALLGVIAVYNIKHVQKEKVSRPPFSLDRFILIQAIPAGISHMLCSIGYGMVVSFAVLYGKEIHVSNPGYFFIFMATGVGSARIFSGRMIDRGKLHLLLTSAIVGIIISLVVFATLHNVLIFFVAAFFIGIGYGVSIPAFQSLFVNVAHPNRRGTATSTYLTSLDLGMGIGMLSTGFIASVSSLSAAYLVGAFCCLLSLFVYLLYAKPSYEKYRIEN, encoded by the coding sequence ATGGATGAACGGAAGCCGGGACTTTGGACCCGGAGTTTTGTTTTTGCATGCATGGCGCACTTTTTGATGAGTTTGCCGATGAATATGCTGATGCCAATAATACCTGTCTACCTTGTTGAGGAGTTAAATATTTCGTCTTCGTGGGTAGGAGTTGTACTTGCAAGTTATACAATCGGTTTGTTGTGTGTGCGTCCGTTTTCGGGTTATGTGGTAGATGCGGTTAAACGTAAACCTCTTTACCTTGTAGCATTTACTATTACAACAGCCTTGTTTGCCGGTTATTTGGTAGCTGCAACTGTAGCATCAATAATGCTGGTTCGTTTTATTCAGGGAGGTTCTGTGGGATTATCGTCCGTGGCTGGCAACACCATTGCTATAGACGTAATATCTTCCAAACGCCGGGGCGAAGGGATCGGTTTTTACGGTCTAACGCTAAGTCTGGCTATGACATTGGCTCCACTTCTGGCGGTGCCTGTTTACAATGCATTCGGGTTTCATACCTTGATTGTAATTTGTTTACTTGCAGCCTTGTTAGGTGTGATAGCCGTATATAACATCAAGCATGTACAAAAAGAGAAGGTATCTCGTCCTCCTTTTTCTTTGGATAGATTTATCCTGATTCAGGCAATTCCTGCAGGTATCTCTCACATGCTTTGTTCCATCGGGTATGGAATGGTTGTATCTTTTGCAGTGTTGTATGGTAAAGAGATTCATGTGAGCAATCCGGGCTATTTCTTTATCTTTATGGCTACAGGTGTAGGCTCTGCCCGTATATTTTCCGGGAGGATGATTGATAGGGGTAAGCTCCATTTATTGCTGACTAGTGCTATAGTCGGAATAATAATATCACTTGTTGTTTTTGCAACCTTGCATAACGTTCTTATTTTTTTCGTTGCCGCATTTTTTATAGGCATTGGATATGGAGTAAGTATTCCGGCTTTCCAATCTCTGTTTGTAAATGTGGCACACCCTAACCGACGGGGAACAGCAACCTCTACTTACCTCACGTCATTAGATCTGGGTATGGGTATTGGAATGTTGTCAACAGGGTTTATAGCCTCAGTCAGCAGTTTATCTGCTGCTTATCTGGTTGGAGCCTTTTGTTGTTTGCTTTCCCTCTTTGTTTATCTGCTTTATGCTAAACCCTCTTATGAAAAGTACAGGATTGAGAATTAG
- the mtaB gene encoding tRNA (N(6)-L-threonylcarbamoyladenosine(37)-C(2))-methylthiotransferase MtaB: protein MIDNTVFENKLAAYYTLGCKLNFAETSTIGKTLAAQGIRKVRNGEKADICVINTCSVTELADKKCRQAIRRISKQHPGAYMVVTGCYAQLKPEEVASIEGVDLVLGAEQKLDIVSYLNDFKKKNEGGAIVASKTKDIKTFSPSCSADDRTRHFLKVQDGCDYFCTYCTIPFARGRSRNGSIASIVKQAEEVASKGGKEIVLTGVNIGDFGRTTGETFLDLIKALDEVEGIVRYRISSIEPNLITDEAIHFVAQSKRFAPHFHIPLQSGNDEVLRLMKRKYDTSLFKHKVSKIKELLPNAFIGVDVIVGTRGETDELFEDARVFIEGLDISQLHVFSYSERPGTQALKIDHSVDPKIKHTRSQQLLDLSERKLHAFYEANIGKEQVVLFEEAKHGDVMHGFTANYIKVEAPYRKDLVNETRRVLLHDFNEDKTALTVTIIE, encoded by the coding sequence ATGATAGATAATACAGTTTTTGAAAATAAACTTGCAGCATACTATACCTTAGGGTGTAAGCTTAATTTTGCAGAAACCTCAACTATTGGCAAAACACTTGCTGCGCAAGGCATTCGTAAAGTACGTAACGGAGAAAAAGCAGATATCTGCGTCATAAATACATGTTCGGTGACCGAATTGGCGGATAAAAAATGCCGGCAGGCGATCCGTCGTATCAGTAAACAACATCCCGGAGCCTACATGGTAGTAACGGGCTGCTATGCCCAATTAAAACCAGAAGAGGTTGCGTCAATTGAAGGGGTTGATTTGGTTCTTGGAGCCGAACAGAAGTTGGATATAGTGTCTTACCTCAATGACTTTAAAAAGAAAAATGAGGGAGGGGCTATTGTAGCATCCAAGACAAAAGATATCAAAACCTTTTCGCCGTCGTGTTCGGCAGACGACCGGACCAGACATTTCCTTAAGGTTCAGGATGGTTGTGATTATTTCTGTACCTATTGTACGATTCCATTTGCCAGGGGCAGAAGTAGAAACGGATCCATTGCATCCATTGTGAAACAGGCAGAAGAGGTAGCTTCCAAAGGGGGTAAAGAAATAGTGCTTACCGGAGTCAATATTGGAGATTTTGGCCGGACCACCGGTGAAACTTTTTTAGATCTTATAAAGGCGCTTGATGAGGTGGAAGGAATAGTACGTTATCGCATCTCGTCTATTGAGCCAAACCTTATAACAGATGAAGCGATTCACTTTGTGGCTCAATCCAAGCGATTTGCTCCCCACTTCCATATACCGTTGCAAAGTGGAAACGATGAGGTTCTTCGATTAATGAAGCGTAAATATGATACCTCATTGTTTAAGCACAAAGTCTCAAAAATTAAGGAGTTGCTGCCAAATGCCTTTATTGGCGTGGATGTAATAGTTGGTACCCGTGGAGAAACCGACGAATTATTTGAAGATGCACGAGTATTTATTGAAGGGTTGGACATTTCCCAATTACATGTGTTTAGCTATTCAGAGCGTCCAGGTACACAGGCTCTCAAAATTGATCATTCGGTAGATCCCAAAATAAAACATACTCGTAGTCAGCAACTACTTGACCTCTCCGAAAGGAAATTACATGCCTTTTATGAGGCAAATATTGGTAAGGAACAGGTTGTCTTGTTCGAAGAGGCTAAACATGGGGATGTGATGCATGGATTCACAGCGAATTATATAAAGGTTGAGGCTCCCTATCGGAAAGATTTGGTCAATGAAACGCGCCGGGTGTTGTTACACGATTTTAACGAAGATAAAACGGCTCTTACGGTAACCATAATTGAGTAA
- a CDS encoding YitT family protein, whose product MKSQLAFKAPNIKPSDYVLIIVGSFLQALSYVLFLAPYKIVPGGVYGISIVLHYSTKGLIPLLPEGLPIGATALCFNIPLMFLAMKKIGLSSGPKTVLTFVLISLFTDSLSYILGEGTLVENDPFIACFYGGMILGMGVTCIFKAQSTSAGTDVLARVLANNSNLRVSDMIIAIDSTVVLIGLIAFQDWAVPLYSWFTIFVFGKIVEMLQTENPSRAVFIVSRKTNEMKDILVNKLGMRGTFLHGKGMYAGEEKEIIFTIAERKDLPRLKNEIKEVDPDAFVSTMHASKDSPLPGR is encoded by the coding sequence ATGAAATCACAGTTAGCGTTTAAAGCGCCAAACATTAAACCATCCGATTATGTACTTATCATAGTTGGTTCTTTCTTGCAAGCCTTAAGTTACGTATTATTCCTGGCCCCGTATAAGATTGTTCCTGGAGGGGTATATGGAATATCCATTGTTTTGCATTACTCTACAAAGGGACTTATCCCTTTGCTTCCGGAAGGATTACCCATCGGAGCAACCGCTTTATGTTTCAATATTCCGCTGATGTTCCTTGCGATGAAGAAAATTGGTCTGTCATCAGGACCAAAAACTGTGCTTACTTTTGTACTGATCTCTTTGTTTACCGACTCATTGTCGTACATCTTAGGAGAAGGAACGCTTGTAGAAAATGATCCGTTTATCGCCTGTTTTTATGGAGGTATGATCTTAGGTATGGGGGTAACCTGTATTTTCAAGGCCCAGAGTACCAGTGCCGGAACCGACGTGTTGGCAAGAGTGCTTGCTAATAATTCAAACTTAAGGGTAAGCGATATGATTATTGCGATAGATTCAACGGTTGTGCTGATCGGTCTGATTGCATTCCAGGATTGGGCAGTACCCTTGTATTCGTGGTTCACTATATTTGTTTTCGGGAAGATAGTAGAGATGCTTCAGACAGAAAATCCCAGCAGGGCGGTATTTATCGTTTCACGCAAAACAAATGAAATGAAAGATATTTTAGTCAACAAACTGGGAATGAGGGGAACCTTCCTGCATGGTAAAGGAATGTATGCCGGCGAAGAGAAAGAGATCATTTTCACCATTGCCGAACGAAAAGATTTACCAAGACTTAAGAATGAAATCAAAGAAGTCGATCCTGATGCTTTTGTTTCAACAATGCATGCCAGCAAAGATTCACCTCTGCCGGGAAGATAA
- a CDS encoding ABC-F family ATP-binding cassette domain-containing protein, whose product MISYLQIDGLTKSFGELVLFNSITFGIVQGQKIGLIAKNGTGKTTLLNIIAGKEDYDAGSVVFRNDLRVGYLEQSPQYPAGLTVMQACFYSPNETVRLIAEYEAAMASGDHSNLEDILLRMDNNKAWDYEQKAKQILSQLKITNFDQKVEELSGGQLKRVALANVLITDPELIILDEPTNHLDLEMTEWLEGYLSRSTISLLMVTHDRYFLDRVCSEIIEIDRQQLFQYKGNYSYYLEKRQERVEATNTEIERANNLLRKELDWMRRQPQARGTKAKYRIDAFYDLEAKAKQQRMDGNVSLEVKASYIGSKIFEAVKVSKSFGNLQIVKDFDYVFARYEKMGIVGNNGTGKSTFIKMLMGEVEPDSGGFDVGETVRFGYYSQDGLQFDEQMKVIDVVQDLAEFVQLGDGKTMNVSQFLTYFMFSVDKQHNFVYKLSGGEKRRLYLCTVLMRNPNFLVLDEPTNDLDIVTLNVLEEYLRNFKGCVIVVSHDRYFMDKVVDHLLVFKGNADIQDFPGNYTQYREWKEIQSQNAKAEESAKQKLNPPTEKVARSSGVEQKKKLSFNERREFEALEAEISSLETEKSSLETALSSGSLSNDDLMAKSQRIAELLDEIDEKTMRWLELSEWA is encoded by the coding sequence ATGATTAGCTACTTACAGATTGACGGTTTAACTAAGAGTTTTGGCGAACTGGTTCTTTTTAATTCGATTACATTTGGTATTGTTCAAGGACAAAAAATAGGTCTTATCGCCAAAAACGGTACCGGAAAGACCACACTCTTAAACATCATTGCCGGCAAAGAAGATTACGATGCCGGATCGGTTGTTTTTCGTAACGACTTAAGAGTGGGTTATCTGGAGCAATCTCCGCAATATCCGGCCGGTCTTACAGTAATGCAGGCCTGCTTTTATTCTCCTAACGAAACAGTACGGCTGATTGCCGAATACGAGGCGGCAATGGCTAGCGGAGATCATTCCAATCTGGAGGATATTCTGTTGCGCATGGATAACAATAAAGCCTGGGACTACGAACAGAAAGCCAAGCAGATTCTATCTCAGTTGAAGATTACTAATTTCGATCAGAAGGTTGAAGAACTTTCAGGAGGACAGTTAAAAAGGGTCGCTTTAGCCAATGTGCTGATAACCGATCCTGAACTTATTATTCTGGACGAACCTACCAACCACCTGGATCTGGAAATGACGGAGTGGCTTGAGGGTTATCTCAGCCGTTCTACCATCAGTCTGCTTATGGTAACGCATGATCGCTATTTTCTGGACAGGGTTTGTTCCGAAATTATAGAGATCGATCGTCAACAACTTTTTCAATATAAAGGAAATTACAGCTATTACCTGGAAAAAAGACAAGAACGTGTTGAAGCTACCAATACCGAGATTGAACGGGCTAATAACCTGTTGAGAAAAGAGTTGGACTGGATGCGCAGACAACCTCAGGCACGAGGTACCAAAGCGAAATATAGGATTGATGCCTTTTATGATCTGGAAGCTAAAGCAAAGCAACAGCGGATGGATGGAAACGTAAGCTTGGAGGTCAAGGCATCTTATATAGGTTCTAAGATTTTTGAGGCGGTGAAGGTTTCCAAAAGTTTCGGAAATTTGCAGATTGTGAAGGACTTCGATTATGTTTTTGCCCGTTACGAAAAGATGGGTATCGTGGGGAACAACGGAACAGGAAAGTCTACCTTTATTAAAATGTTGATGGGTGAGGTTGAACCCGACAGTGGAGGATTCGATGTGGGTGAAACCGTAAGGTTTGGATATTATAGCCAGGATGGGCTACAGTTTGATGAGCAAATGAAAGTGATCGATGTTGTACAGGATTTAGCGGAATTTGTACAGCTAGGAGATGGTAAAACGATGAATGTGTCACAATTTTTGACATATTTTATGTTTTCTGTAGATAAACAGCACAATTTTGTTTACAAATTGAGCGGTGGAGAAAAAAGAAGATTGTATCTTTGCACTGTTTTAATGAGAAACCCCAATTTCCTGGTTCTTGATGAGCCAACGAATGATTTGGATATCGTGACCTTAAATGTGCTGGAGGAATACCTTCGCAACTTTAAGGGCTGTGTTATTGTTGTATCTCACGACCGCTACTTTATGGATAAGGTAGTTGATCATTTGTTAGTTTTCAAGGGAAATGCTGATATTCAGGATTTTCCTGGTAATTATACTCAATACCGCGAATGGAAGGAGATTCAATCGCAAAACGCAAAAGCTGAAGAGTCGGCCAAGCAAAAATTGAATCCTCCCACTGAGAAGGTAGCCCGATCAAGTGGTGTTGAGCAAAAAAAGAAATTAAGTTTTAATGAACGAAGAGAATTCGAAGCTCTCGAGGCAGAGATTTCTTCATTGGAAACCGAAAAATCTTCGCTGGAAACAGCGCTGAGCAGCGGTTCTTTAAGTAATGACGACCTGATGGCCAAATCGCAGCGGATTGCAGAGTTGCTGGACGAGATTGATGAAAAGACAATGCGATGGCTGGAATTAAGCGAGTGGGCTTGA
- the nhaD gene encoding sodium:proton antiporter NhaD yields MLTAMTLIFLTGYLAIALEHPLKMNKAGTALLTGTILWVIYTFAAPECIPTVSADAFKLFLTTRPELAELSFIQQCNHFVVEHQILESIGEICETLIFLIGAMITVELVDAHGGFLFVTNRITTKNKRKLLWIIAIITFFMSSVLDNLTTSIVMIMVIRKLIANYKERWVFGSIIVIAANSGGAWSPIGDVTTIMLWVRGNISTSSTIPHLFLPSVISAVIPILIAQRFLHGNLSQVRAIDLAEENEIIKELKTKERLSILIIGVACLLFVPVFKTITHLPPFVGILFGLGVLWFFTEMMYRRKERIHEDLKLRVTKIVQRIDGTTLLFFLGILLAVDALRYAGILDMVSEGLDKYIGNVYAVNMIIGTLSAIVDNVPLVAGAIAMYPVATDAMVMASTNPEYLNHFTQDGIFWQFLAYCAGVGGSMLIIGSAAGVVVMGLERINFLWYLRVITPMAVAGYLAGAGVYIIQNSIFP; encoded by the coding sequence ATGTTAACAGCAATGACTCTTATCTTTTTAACAGGTTATCTGGCTATTGCTCTGGAGCACCCGTTAAAAATGAATAAAGCAGGAACGGCCTTGCTAACAGGAACCATTCTCTGGGTAATCTATACTTTTGCAGCTCCGGAATGTATTCCTACAGTATCAGCTGATGCATTCAAACTTTTTCTTACAACCAGACCGGAATTGGCAGAACTGTCATTTATCCAACAATGCAATCATTTTGTAGTTGAGCATCAAATCCTGGAAAGTATAGGTGAAATCTGTGAAACACTCATCTTCTTGATCGGAGCAATGATAACAGTGGAATTAGTAGATGCTCATGGAGGTTTTCTATTTGTAACCAACCGGATAACAACCAAAAACAAGCGGAAACTTCTCTGGATTATTGCTATAATCACATTTTTCATGTCGTCGGTGCTGGACAACCTTACAACATCCATTGTGATGATTATGGTAATCCGTAAACTTATCGCCAATTACAAAGAACGTTGGGTATTCGGTAGTATTATTGTAATTGCGGCCAATAGTGGAGGGGCATGGTCTCCCATTGGAGACGTAACAACAATCATGCTATGGGTGAGAGGAAACATTTCCACATCTTCTACAATACCTCATCTCTTTCTGCCAAGTGTAATTTCGGCTGTTATACCGATATTAATTGCTCAAAGATTCCTGCATGGAAATCTCTCTCAAGTTCGCGCTATTGATTTGGCCGAAGAGAACGAAATAATTAAAGAGCTAAAAACAAAAGAAAGGCTCTCTATACTGATTATTGGTGTAGCCTGTCTGCTTTTTGTGCCCGTATTTAAAACTATCACCCATCTTCCTCCATTTGTAGGCATATTATTCGGACTGGGTGTATTATGGTTCTTTACTGAAATGATGTACCGCAGGAAAGAACGCATACACGAAGATTTAAAACTAAGGGTTACTAAAATAGTACAAAGGATTGACGGAACTACCCTTCTGTTTTTTCTCGGTATATTACTTGCAGTCGATGCGCTTCGTTATGCCGGAATTCTAGATATGGTTTCTGAAGGTTTGGATAAATATATTGGAAATGTATATGCGGTGAATATGATTATCGGAACGCTTTCTGCCATAGTCGACAATGTGCCGCTGGTTGCAGGGGCAATCGCGATGTATCCGGTAGCTACAGATGCAATGGTAATGGCTTCTACGAATCCCGAATACCTCAATCACTTTACCCAAGATGGAATATTCTGGCAATTTCTGGCTTATTGCGCAGGAGTGGGAGGAAGTATGTTGATTATCGGATCTGCTGCCGGAGTAGTTGTAATGGGATTAGAGCGCATAAACTTCCTTTGGTATCTGCGGGTAATAACCCCAATGGCTGTTGCTGGATACCTGGCTGGTGCGGGCGTTTACATTATACAAAATTCAATTTTCCCTTAA
- a CDS encoding lysophospholipid acyltransferase family protein, whose product MMNNILYSFLYAWAKLHGVLPMRILYILSDLFYIIIYKLVGYRLKVVRKNMKKSFPDKSAEELKKLEQEFYHHFCDYVVETLKLSHISLEEVQRRAYLSNPELVDDLMEKGHTTFILLMGHYGNWEWFSASSSRFKSARVYQIYRPLTNLAFDRLFVYLRTRFGSLGIKKNDTIRDIMKLKQDKTPSVVIFLADQTPSKANLHYWTNFLNQDSSILTGPERIARKLNLPVIYLDTTKLKRGYYKVDMKLLCESPRETSEFWITEQYARLMEKTILRNPAYWLWTHKRWKHKRPADV is encoded by the coding sequence ATGATGAATAATATTCTTTATAGCTTTTTATATGCATGGGCAAAACTTCATGGAGTACTGCCCATGCGTATACTATATATATTAAGTGATTTGTTTTATATTATTATTTACAAACTTGTAGGCTATCGTTTAAAAGTTGTAAGAAAGAATATGAAAAAGTCATTTCCGGATAAATCTGCTGAAGAATTAAAGAAGCTGGAGCAGGAGTTTTACCATCACTTTTGCGATTATGTGGTAGAAACATTAAAACTGTCTCATATTTCGCTTGAAGAGGTGCAGCGGCGGGCTTATCTAAGTAATCCGGAGTTGGTCGACGATTTAATGGAGAAAGGGCATACAACGTTTATATTACTGATGGGACACTATGGTAACTGGGAATGGTTTTCAGCATCTTCCAGCCGTTTTAAAAGTGCCAGGGTATACCAGATATACAGACCGCTTACTAATTTAGCATTCGACAGGCTTTTTGTTTATCTGCGTACTCGTTTCGGATCTTTAGGTATAAAGAAGAATGATACGATTCGGGATATAATGAAATTGAAACAGGATAAAACTCCCAGTGTGGTTATTTTCCTTGCCGATCAGACACCCAGTAAAGCAAACCTCCACTATTGGACGAATTTTTTAAATCAGGACAGTTCCATTCTTACTGGTCCGGAGCGCATCGCGCGTAAATTGAATCTGCCTGTAATCTACTTAGATACTACAAAATTAAAAAGGGGTTACTATAAAGTTGATATGAAATTACTTTGTGAGTCCCCTCGTGAAACTTCAGAGTTCTGGATCACAGAACAGTATGCCCGTTTAATGGAAAAAACTATTTTACGAAATCCAGCGTACTGGTTGTGGACACATAAAAGGTGGAAACATAAAAGACCGGCTGATGTATGA
- a CDS encoding pyridoxal phosphate-dependent aminotransferase, translating into MPNISQRGVDMPASPIRKLVPLANKAKAKGTVVYHLNIGQPDLPTPEVAIEAARHLDRTVLEYSPSEGIRSFREKLVKYYHKFNIEVDVDDIIITTGGSEAVFFSFMACLDPGDEIIVPEPAYANYMAFAISCGAVIKTVPSTIEEGFALPSMEKFEELISPRTKAILICNPNNPTGYLYTQKEMDQIRDLVKKYDLFLFSDEVYREFCYTGAPYISAFHLKGIENNVVLVDSVSKRYSECGLRIGALITKNEQVRTNVMKWCQARLSPPLIGQIVAEASLDTPDTYMLEVYNEYVERRKFLIDGLNRIPGCYSPIPMGAFYTVAKLPVDDADKFCAWCLEEFSYEGQTIFMAPASGFYTTPGLGKNEVRIAYVLKKEDLAKALVVLSKALEAYPGRVL; encoded by the coding sequence ATGCCTAATATTTCACAACGAGGAGTCGATATGCCGGCTTCTCCAATCAGAAAGCTCGTTCCGCTTGCCAATAAGGCCAAAGCAAAAGGTACTGTGGTGTATCACCTCAACATCGGTCAGCCCGATTTACCTACGCCTGAAGTCGCGATCGAGGCGGCGCGCCATTTGGACCGCACCGTGCTGGAATATTCTCCCAGTGAAGGCATCCGCAGCTTTCGTGAAAAACTGGTAAAATATTATCATAAGTTTAATATCGAGGTTGATGTAGATGACATTATAATTACAACCGGAGGATCGGAGGCTGTATTCTTTTCATTTATGGCATGTCTGGATCCCGGTGATGAGATTATCGTGCCCGAACCTGCTTACGCAAACTATATGGCATTTGCCATATCCTGCGGAGCTGTAATTAAAACAGTTCCATCTACTATCGAAGAGGGATTTGCTCTTCCATCCATGGAAAAGTTTGAAGAGTTGATATCGCCTCGTACAAAAGCAATCCTGATCTGCAACCCAAACAATCCAACTGGCTATTTATATACCCAGAAAGAGATGGATCAGATTCGTGATTTAGTTAAGAAATACGATCTTTTCCTGTTCTCGGACGAAGTGTACCGTGAGTTCTGTTATACAGGAGCTCCTTATATTTCTGCTTTTCATTTAAAAGGGATTGAGAACAATGTGGTATTGGTCGACTCTGTTTCCAAACGTTACAGCGAATGCGGGTTGCGTATCGGAGCTCTTATTACCAAAAATGAACAAGTAAGAACCAATGTGATGAAATGGTGCCAGGCTAGATTAAGTCCTCCATTAATTGGTCAGATTGTTGCCGAAGCTTCCCTGGATACCCCTGATACCTATATGTTGGAGGTATACAATGAATATGTGGAAAGAAGAAAGTTTTTAATAGACGGATTAAACCGTATCCCCGGATGCTATTCTCCCATTCCGATGGGAGCCTTTTATACCGTTGCTAAGTTACCAGTAGACGATGCAGATAAATTCTGTGCCTGGTGTCTGGAAGAGTTCTCATACGAAGGACAAACCATCTTTATGGCTCCTGCATCTGGATTCTACACCACTCCCGGCTTAGGTAAAAACGAGGTGCGTATAGCTTATGTGTTAAAAAAGGAAGATCTTGCAAAGGCATTGGTTGTTTTATCAAAGGCTTTGGAAGCCTATCCGGGAAGGGTCCTGTAG
- a CDS encoding glycosyltransferase family 2 protein encodes MKKVSVIILNWNGEQLLKQFLPSVVKYTPDDIADVVVADNGSTDKSLVLLKTQFPTVHIIELEKNFGFADGYNQAIAAVKTPYVVLLNSDVEVTPNWLYPLVEEVEQHVDVVAVQPKIRSWKEKSSFEYAGACGGYMDRYGYPFCRGRLLHILETDNGQYDTPTDVLWTSGACMLVRRDVFVKVGGLDATFFAHQEEIDLCWLMRCRGYRLRCIPASVVYHVGGGTLEAESPRKTFLNFRNNLLMLYKNIPEYALRRVMLTRRILDYIAAAKFLLNGYPSNAKAVYEARREFYRIKYRYESIRKANLEQRVVKQIPEIMKGSLLVSFYIKGMKRFSLLKFIR; translated from the coding sequence ATGAAAAAAGTATCTGTTATTATTCTTAATTGGAACGGAGAGCAGTTATTGAAGCAATTTCTGCCTTCTGTTGTGAAGTATACTCCGGACGATATTGCCGATGTTGTGGTTGCAGACAATGGGTCGACTGATAAGTCCCTCGTTTTGCTTAAAACGCAATTTCCTACGGTCCACATTATAGAACTGGAAAAGAATTTTGGGTTTGCTGATGGATACAATCAAGCAATTGCTGCAGTTAAGACTCCCTATGTCGTTTTGCTGAATAGTGATGTTGAGGTTACTCCAAACTGGCTTTATCCGCTTGTTGAGGAGGTTGAACAGCATGTTGATGTGGTAGCGGTGCAACCTAAAATTCGTTCATGGAAAGAAAAAAGTTCATTTGAGTATGCCGGTGCATGCGGCGGTTACATGGATAGGTATGGTTATCCGTTTTGCAGAGGCCGCTTGTTGCATATCTTAGAAACCGACAACGGACAGTATGATACTCCAACGGATGTATTGTGGACTTCCGGGGCTTGCATGCTTGTACGTCGGGATGTATTTGTTAAAGTAGGGGGGCTGGATGCCACATTTTTTGCGCATCAGGAAGAGATTGATCTTTGCTGGCTTATGAGATGCCGGGGGTATAGGTTGCGCTGTATTCCTGCTTCAGTTGTATATCATGTGGGCGGTGGAACTTTGGAGGCTGAAAGTCCCAGAAAAACATTTTTGAATTTCAGGAATAATTTATTGATGTTATATAAGAATATCCCCGAATATGCATTAAGGCGAGTAATGTTGACCAGGAGAATATTGGATTATATTGCAGCTGCAAAGTTTTTGTTGAACGGCTATCCTTCCAATGCTAAAGCAGTATACGAAGCCCGTCGTGAGTTTTATCGAATCAAATATAGATATGAAAGCATCCGTAAGGCCAATCTGGAGCAACGGGTGGTTAAACAGATTCCTGAAATTATGAAAGGAAGTCTGCTTGTTAGTTTCTATATAAAAGGAATGAAACGATTCTCTCTTTTAAAATTTATCCGTTAA